A single Crateriforma conspicua DNA region contains:
- a CDS encoding glutamine amidotransferase, whose amino-acid sequence MTFDLLPKNIILQSPDWAPVAFLLLGVIALLVVTNYWRMRAAWWVKCLGVLLKLTALVLLAVCIVQPMVQARRPRPQANLLPILIDDSRSMQLKADRGDRSRGESVQQWLDRENGWMVRVAQDFDVRPYRFAARLDQMADPADLTFDGGASTLRTSLVQLQQRFDRRPMAGVVLMTDGNATDDAVDDFQWADLGFPVYPVVPDSVRTPDDLRISSVTVRQTDFETSPVTVTVSAQASDDDLSEIQMRLIDCVSGNVVAEQSVAAGADGRTFQSRFQFRPQQSGVNFYEVAVFDQRDRDRFPATVGKPDSDELESASRWEATLLNNRRLVAVDRRGGPYRVLYMAGRPNWDFKFMRRALQEDAEIDLVGLLRIANKEPKFTFRDSTINETNPLFAGLGQDEEETAEQYDEPVVIRLGIKDSDELSDGFPDTAEELFAYHAVILDDIEPAFFTADQLLLLRRFVAARGGALMLMGGAESFGASDFANTPLGEMSPVYAPGRAVFRDERSAPRRDRKLELTREGMLSPWVRLRDNESAERQRLDRMPAFRTVNPVGDIKPGAQTMLMLRDEDGNRVPGLVVQRFGNGRTAAWTIADAWRWSMRRDRSANDDPGQAWRQTTHWLVGEVPRRVQLQLQLEGGRSLGSPVQITVDCRDAEYLPLDNASIDLKVQQQQFGTTDKPATQASERLDVQLQPSETEPGKYVGRFWPRDEGAYRFTADVQAEDGSPVGRAETGWVSRSDASEFERLTWDRDGLAEIARQTGGEVISAGDLGSFAKSLPNRKVPVTEIWQYPLWHQPWVLCIAMACLCGEWTLRRWQGAR is encoded by the coding sequence TTGACGTTCGATCTGTTGCCGAAAAACATCATCCTGCAGTCGCCCGATTGGGCGCCCGTCGCGTTTTTGCTGTTGGGCGTCATCGCGTTGCTGGTCGTCACCAACTACTGGCGGATGCGGGCCGCTTGGTGGGTCAAGTGTCTTGGTGTCTTGTTAAAGCTGACGGCGTTGGTGCTGCTCGCCGTTTGCATCGTTCAGCCGATGGTCCAGGCCCGTCGTCCGCGGCCACAGGCGAACCTGTTGCCCATCTTGATCGACGACAGCCGCAGCATGCAGTTGAAAGCCGATCGGGGTGACCGGTCACGCGGCGAATCGGTTCAACAGTGGCTGGATCGCGAAAACGGCTGGATGGTCCGCGTTGCACAAGATTTTGATGTGCGTCCCTATCGTTTCGCGGCTCGACTGGACCAGATGGCTGATCCCGCCGATTTGACGTTCGACGGCGGCGCGTCGACGTTGCGGACCAGTCTGGTTCAGCTGCAACAACGCTTCGACCGGCGTCCGATGGCCGGCGTCGTCTTGATGACCGACGGCAACGCGACCGACGATGCGGTGGACGATTTTCAGTGGGCCGACTTGGGATTCCCCGTCTATCCGGTGGTCCCCGATTCGGTTCGAACGCCGGACGATTTGCGGATCAGCAGCGTCACCGTGCGGCAGACCGACTTTGAAACGTCACCCGTGACGGTGACGGTTTCCGCCCAGGCGTCTGACGATGATTTGTCAGAAATTCAAATGCGGTTGATCGATTGCGTTTCAGGCAACGTCGTGGCCGAGCAATCGGTTGCCGCCGGTGCCGACGGTCGTACATTCCAGTCGCGTTTCCAATTTCGTCCCCAACAATCCGGTGTCAATTTTTACGAAGTGGCGGTGTTTGACCAACGCGATCGTGATCGTTTTCCCGCGACGGTCGGCAAACCGGATTCGGATGAATTGGAATCCGCCAGCCGCTGGGAAGCCACGTTGTTGAACAACCGTCGTCTGGTCGCGGTCGACCGACGGGGCGGACCCTATCGTGTTTTGTACATGGCCGGGCGTCCGAACTGGGATTTCAAATTCATGCGGCGCGCCCTTCAGGAGGATGCCGAGATTGATTTGGTGGGGTTGTTGCGAATCGCCAACAAGGAACCGAAATTCACGTTTCGCGATTCCACAATCAATGAGACCAATCCGCTGTTTGCGGGGCTGGGACAGGACGAAGAAGAGACCGCCGAACAGTACGACGAACCGGTCGTGATCCGACTGGGTATCAAGGATTCCGATGAACTTAGCGACGGGTTTCCCGACACTGCGGAGGAACTGTTCGCCTATCACGCCGTGATTTTGGACGACATCGAACCGGCGTTCTTCACCGCAGACCAACTGTTGTTGCTGCGTCGCTTTGTGGCTGCACGCGGCGGCGCGCTGATGTTGATGGGGGGCGCCGAATCGTTCGGCGCGTCGGATTTTGCGAACACGCCTTTGGGCGAAATGTCGCCGGTCTATGCCCCCGGTCGTGCGGTGTTCCGCGATGAACGGTCCGCCCCGCGACGCGATCGCAAGTTGGAACTGACCCGCGAAGGCATGCTCAGCCCCTGGGTCCGATTGCGTGACAACGAGTCAGCCGAACGGCAACGTTTGGATCGGATGCCCGCGTTTCGAACCGTCAATCCGGTCGGTGACATCAAGCCGGGGGCCCAGACGATGTTGATGTTGCGGGATGAAGATGGCAACCGGGTCCCGGGCTTGGTCGTCCAGCGTTTTGGAAACGGTCGCACCGCCGCTTGGACGATCGCAGACGCATGGCGATGGTCGATGCGGCGCGACCGTTCGGCCAACGATGATCCCGGCCAAGCATGGCGTCAAACCACGCACTGGTTGGTCGGCGAGGTTCCGCGTCGGGTGCAGTTGCAGTTGCAGTTGGAAGGCGGACGATCGCTCGGCAGCCCGGTTCAAATCACCGTCGATTGTCGTGATGCAGAATATCTGCCGCTGGACAACGCATCGATCGATTTGAAAGTCCAACAACAGCAATTCGGCACCACAGATAAGCCCGCCACACAAGCCTCCGAAAGGCTGGACGTTCAGCTTCAGCCAAGTGAGACGGAGCCTGGCAAGTATGTCGGTCGCTTCTGGCCGCGTGACGAAGGTGCGTATCGCTTCACCGCGGATGTGCAGGCGGAAGACGGCAGCCCGGTGGGGCGTGCCGAAACCGGTTGGGTCAGCCGAAGTGATGCCAGCGAATTCGAACGCTTGACTTGGGATCGCGATGGGTTGGCGGAAATCGCCCGACAAACCGGCGGCGAAGTGATCTCCGCCGGTGATTTGGGATCCTTTGCCAAATCACTGCCCAATCGAAAGGTGCCGGTGACTGAAATCTGGCAGTATCCGTTGTGGCACCAACCTTGGGTGCTGTG